The window GCCGATTCTGGTTCCCCCGGCTCCAGTGACGCCGGCCACCGGGGCCGATCAAGAGACCTTGGTCTTCACCGGCAATCTCGGTTACTTCGTCAATGCCGACGCCATCCAGTGGTTCGTGGAGTCGGTCTGGCGAGGCTGGGCCGAGAAGCGTCCGCGGGCGCGCTTGGTGGTTGCCGGCTCGCGGCCGCCGCGGGCCCTGCGGCGGTTGCTGCGCGCCACTCGCGGCGCCGAGCTGGTGGAGTCGCCGCCGGATCTGCAACCGATTCTGGCGCAGGCGCGAGTCGCCATCGCGCCGATGCGCTGTGGCTCCGGAGTGCCGATCAAGGTTCTCGAGGCCTGGCGAGCCGGAGTGCCGGTGATCGCCTCCTCTTGGGCCGCCGCCGGCACCCGCGGCCAAGGCGGGCGCGAGCTGTTGGTCGCCGACTCGGTGGCCGAATGGCATGACGCCCTCGATGAGCTGATGCAAGGGCCGGCCCTCGCTGCGCAGCTCGTGGCGGCCGGTCGAGCTTGTCTCGAGCGCGAGTACTCGCCCGAGGCGGTGCGCGCCGCACTGCAGCGCTCCCTCGCGGCGGCCTCTTCCTGAAGAAGAACGCTTACGGCGCCGGTTGCCGAGCCGACCAGGCGGAGGTGTCGCCGGATTCGAAGCCATCGGCGAAGAGAAGCTGGTCCGCGGCTTGGCCCCAGTGGCCGGTCGGCAACAGGGTTGGGCCGAGCCAAGCGCAGCGATAGGGGGCGTCCGAGTCGACGAAGGCGCGAGCGCGGTACCAGAGCACCGGGTCTTCGCCGGCGAGCGCCCTGCCCACCACATCTCCGAAGCCCTCCTCGGCACAACTCCCGGCAGGGGCTGGGTCCCCGTAGGTGGTTACCAACAGCTCTCCGGGGGGAAAGGGCAGGTCCGCGGCCCCCGGCACCAGGCGGTAGCCACGGCCGCTCTTGGGGTCGCGGATCTGCCAGCCGGCATCGCCATCGAGTTGTCGCGAGCGCCGTCCGGCGGTGCGATAGGGGAGGCCGTCGGGGCCCGAAACCTCGTCCCGGCGCAGGCCGCCGAGATCGAAGTCGAAGCGCCAGGTGACCTCGTGATGATGCGGCGTGCGGGCGCAGGACCGGCCCTCGCTGAGGGCTCCGACGAGGGCCTCGATGCGACCGTCCCGGTGGAGCACCCAGCGCAGCGTGTAGCGAGACCAGCCGGCCCCGACCTCGGAGGTCAGCTGCAGCCGGTCGGCGCCGGCCTCGAGTGCGACACCGGACTGACAGGCCCAGGGTTCGCCCCAGGGGCAATTGCCAGCGAAGCTTTGGGGACGGGCTCGATCGCAGGTCGTCACCACCGGCCGGGCGGTCTCGAACCAACCCTGGGAGCGCTCGCCGTCGATGCCGAAGGCGAGCTCCTGGCGGCTCCAGGTGGTAAAGCAGCGACCGGAGCACAGCGGGCTCTCCGGATCTTCGAGGTGACGGACGGCGAGATCGGGAGTTTGGGCGCGGGCGAGCACCGGGCGACCGCGAAAGAAGACCTGCTGCAGCTCGAGGCCGGATCCGGTGGCGCCGCCGCCGTCTTTCGGACGCTGAATACAAAGCTGCCAAACGGGATCGGCCTCCGGCCAGGCGACGTAGCGCGCCGGTGGGTGGCACTCCGGCAGGGGTTGGGCGCCGGCGGCGGGGACGAGCAGGAAGGACGCCAGGAGGAGGAGAGGTCTCATGGCTCTAGAACCCGTCGGGTGTCGAGGTCGACGATCCAGCGCTCGCTGGGGGCACCCGCTCGATCCTCGAATCGGAAGATCTCGAGACAGCGATGGAGGGCTGGACAGGGCCTGTCCTGGAACCGGAATCCGCCTCCCAGGTGGTCCGTTGGGGTCAGGTCGGCATGGCCGCGAACGGTGGCGATGGCCTGCCGAATTTCGCTCCCCCGAGGGCTCGGAGGCTGGGGCGCCGGGCGCTGGGAGAGGACTTCACCACGCAGGGCGCGCCGTTGTTCGATCCAGCGACCGGCGGCGTCGCGCTGCAGCTCGACGCGAGTGGGGAGGCGCTCGGGACCGACCTTGATGGTGTCCTGCCACTGCCAGCGAGGGCCGGCCGGCGGCGAACAGGCGAGCAGCGCGAGGAGCCCGGCGGCCAGGTACCGCATCAGCCCTCGTCCGTCGGTTCGGAGTCCGCGAGATCGGCGAGGACCTCGCCGCCGAAGTGGTGGGCGAGGGCCGGCACCAGTAGCCAAAGGGCCGCCAGCAGAAGCAGTGCCGTCGCGATGCCGAGAGGATTCGGGCGACCGGCGGCGAGGTCCGGCAACTGGGCCGCCGCGTGGCAGTAGACCAGCGCTCCGGGCAGAATGCCGACGACGGTGGCGAGCAGGTAGTGGCGGAACCGAATCGCCGTCAGTCCGCACAGGTAGTTGAGCAGGTTGAAGGGCAGGATCGGGAGGAGTCGAAAGAGCAGCACGGCCCAACCGCCATGGCGAGCCAGGGCTCGATCGACGGTTCGCCAACGGCTGTCGGCGAGGCGTTGGGCGACGGCAGCGCGTCCGAGGCGGCGGGCCACGGCGAAGGCTGCCACGGCGCCCAGGCTACCGCCGAGCAGCGAGAGCAGCAGGCCGCTTTGAAAGCCGAAGGCGGTCACCGCCAAGGTCATCAGCAGCAGAGCCGGTACGGCGAGCACCGTGGCCAGTGCGAAGATCAGCACGAAGGCGGCCTCGCCCCAAGGTCCGGAGCGCTCGAGCAGGCCGGTCAGCCGTTGCCAGGCGCCCGGGTCGATGGCGTAGAGGGTGCCGGCGGCGATCAGCAGGGCGCCGGTGGCCAGCAGGGCACCCTTCGGAGTGCGCTCGGCGACTTCCATGGCGGCAGTTTACCGAGGTCCAGCGGCAGGTAGCTCATCTCCCGGCGTGCTGGCTGCGTACAAGATGACAGGGCGCCGGGAATCCCCTCCGAAGGTTGTGGTAGAAGGCAGGAGAAGGGGCGGCGGAGCACTGGCCGCCGGACATCGGGAGTGATCGCAGCATGGCCGAGCTGATGAGGAGCGAGTCCGTTGGTGCCACCAAGGCGCAGGAGGATCTCTGGGAAGAGCGCCTCTACCTCGCGGTGCGACGCCTGCGCGATCTTCTCCTGGCGCCGCTGGTGACCCCTTTGGCGGCCCTCGGCGTGCCGCCGACCCTGCTGAGCTGTGCCGGCGTCGCCCTGGCCGCGAGCCTGATCTGGTCCCTCGAACGGGCTCCCGCGCTGGCCTTGGGCGGCTTT is drawn from Acidobacteriota bacterium and contains these coding sequences:
- a CDS encoding glycosyltransferase, producing MKILLVAGRYPWPARRGDQLRAEQLLRLLGEEHEVQLLAPQPSGPAVAPPSGVQVELYRRRRRSQVRGLLRALRSGMPLQAGLFFQADLGRRLRRWAPRVDLVVLLLARQVLHLPDLGDRPMVSDLIDSLSLNFEHRARVDHPWMRPLLRWEAQRLLRAEGRLVERAGNAWLVCERDRRALAQRLSGDSGELAVVPILVPPAPVTPATGADQETLVFTGNLGYFVNADAIQWFVESVWRGWAEKRPRARLVVAGSRPPRALRRLLRATRGAELVESPPDLQPILAQARVAIAPMRCGSGVPIKVLEAWRAGVPVIASSWAAAGTRGQGGRELLVADSVAEWHDALDELMQGPALAAQLVAAGRACLEREYSPEAVRAALQRSLAAASS
- a CDS encoding VTT domain-containing protein — protein: MEVAERTPKGALLATGALLIAAGTLYAIDPGAWQRLTGLLERSGPWGEAAFVLIFALATVLAVPALLLMTLAVTAFGFQSGLLLSLLGGSLGAVAAFAVARRLGRAAVAQRLADSRWRTVDRALARHGGWAVLLFRLLPILPFNLLNYLCGLTAIRFRHYLLATVVGILPGALVYCHAAAQLPDLAAGRPNPLGIATALLLLAALWLLVPALAHHFGGEVLADLADSEPTDEG